Below is a genomic region from Cognatiyoonia koreensis.
GCACTTTGGAAAGCTGTTCCACTGATCCGATGACCGGCTTCTTTCGCAACGGGGCTTGCGATACCTGCGCACAGGACGCAGGCAGCCATACCGTTTGCGCAGTGATGACGGCCGAGTTTCTGGCCTTTTCGAAGTACGTCGGTAACGACCTTTCTACACCGCGCCCAGAGTTCGGTTTTGTCGGATTGAAGCCTGGCGATTCTTGGTGTCTTTGCGCGTCCCGCTTCATGCAGGCCCATGAAGAAGGCTGTGCGCCGAAGGTCAATTTGGCCGCAACGCATGTGCGTGCGCTTGAAATTGTCCCCGGCGATGTCCTTGAGCTTTACGACGAAAGTGCTGTCTGAGTTCCGCCTTTTTTTTGCTTTGAATCATTGCACTGTCATAAATTGCGCGCATCATTGAGTCCGCTTTCGCGCTGTTCTTTTCGCGTGGTGCATCGGGGCTCCTTGAGCCGCGCGAGAGAAAAATCTTGCAATGTAAAATCTTCTCTCATCTAATTGTCTGACATTTAGACTTGGTGGCCGTTGCTGGGCGGTTCACACCGCGCACCAAGGATGACGTGGCACAAGGAAGGGCATCCGCTGAAAGACAAATAGGGAAGACGACAAAGATATCTGGGAGGATACACCGTGAACTTGAGACCTGATCCGACGTTTCACGCCACACCGCAACTTGCGATGCAGGCCCCAACCGAGAATTTCGCCTTTACGGTGATGCTCTCGCCTGACGGATCGCAATCCGACGGAATTGCCGTTGTTGATGTGAATCCAAAATCAAAGACGTACGGCCAAATTGTCCACAAGGTGATCGTGCCCAACAAGGGCGATGAATTTCACCACTTTGGCTGGAATGCCTGTTCTTCGTCGCTTTCGCCGTTGACGGGCCATGCCTTTCTGGAGCGCCGCTATCTGATCGTGCCGGGCATCCGGTCGTCCCGCATCTATATCATCGACGTGAAAGAGCCGCTGAAGGCGAAAATCCACAAGATCATCGAACCCGAAGAAGTCTTTGCCAAGACCGGTTATTCGCGCCCCCATACAATCCATTGCGGGCCCGAGGGGATTTATGTCTCTACCCTTGGTGGCGGTGGCGAAGACGGCACTGACGGTCCTCCGGGCATCTTCATCATGGACTGTGAGACCTTCGAAATCATTGGCCGTTATGAAATGGATCGCGGCAAGCAGGACAAGCACTATGATTTCTGGTGGAATTTGCCGCAGGATTACATGGTCAGTTCCGAATGGGGCCTGCCCCCGCAGTTCGAGAATGGCGTTGTCCCCGAAGACTTGCTGTCCAACAAATACGGCCATTCGATCCACTTCTGGGATTTGCGCAAGCGCAAGAACATCCAGACCATTGATTTTGGTGAGAATTATCAGATGGCGCTGGAAATTCGCCCGGCCCATGATCCGGCAAAATCATACGGTTTCTGCGGGGTGGTTGTGGATACCACCAACCTGCAAGGCGCAATCTTTACGTGGTGGCGCGATGACGACGGTACGTGGCAGGCCAAGAAGACGATCACGATTGACCCGCGTCCCGAAAAGCCAGAGAACCTGCCGCCCCTGCTACAGGGTTTCGAGGCTGTGCCGCCACTTGTGACGGACATTGACCTTAGCCTTGATGACCGCTTTCTTTATGTCGCGTGCTGGGGTCTAGGTGAAATGCACCAGTACGATGTCAGTGATCCGATGAACCCCAAGCTGGCAGGCAAGGTCGAACTGGGCGGAATTGCCAAGGGTACCAAACACGTGAACGGCAAACCCTTTGCCTATGGTCCGCAGATGGTCGAGATCAGCCGTGATGGCGAGCGCGTCTATTGGACCAACTCGCTTTATTCCACGTGGGACGACCAGTTCTATCCCGACGATGAAGGCGGCCAGATGGTCATGGCGCGGGTTGGCAAGGATGGTGGGTTGACGCTCGACAAGGATTTCTATGTCGACTTTCCGAAAGGATTGCGGTCGCACCAGATCAGGTTGGAAGGCGGCGACTGTTCGACCGACAGTTTCTGCTATCCAAACGTCTAGGCGATGGATCCGACAACATCGATGATGGCCCTTTGGGGGGCCGTCGTCCTGTCCGGTCTGTATCACGGACTGAACCCTGGCATGGGCTGGCCGCTTGCTGTGTCGGCCGCCTTGTTCGAGCGTAAGTCAGCCGCCCTGCCCCGTGCATTGGTCTGGCTGGCGTTCGGCCATTTCGTTGCGATGGCCGCGATTCTGCTGCCGTTTTCGATGATGTTCGTGCTGGTCGATTTTGCGTCCGAAATCAGGATCGGAGCCGGTTTGCTGGTGATCGCGTTAGGCGTCTACCTATTGATCAATCGCAGGCATCCGCGCTTTCTGGCCCGCGTCAAGCCAAGCAAGCTTGGCCTTTGGTCATTTCTGGCTGCGATGGCGCATGGTGCCGGTTTGATGCTGGTGCCGATCTATCTGGGCATCTGTGCGGCGGATCAACTGGAAGGCGGGCACAAGGCCGCTGGCATCCTGATGTCGTCGAACATTGGCGTCGCTTTCGCAGTGGCAACCACCCATACGCTGGCCATGACGATAGCGGGCGGAGCGCTGGCCGCGGGCATGTATTTCTGGCTGGGTATGCAGTTCCTGTCGCGGTCCTGGTTCAACCTGGACGTGGTCTGGGCGCTGAGCCTGATTGGCGTCGGCACCTTAGGGATCACGCTGGGACATTAGCGCCGAAGACCCGATTCTTCGCAAAAGAAAAGCCTGCCCCAAGGGGACAGGCTGACACTATGTGGCAGTGTTTCAAGTGATCAAAGACGATTGGTCAAGCCTTAATTGTCGTCGTCATCATCGTCGTCATCGTCGTCATCGTCGTCATCATTGTCATCATCGTCGTCGTCTTCATCTTCGTCGTCATCGTCGTCTTCGTCTTCGTCTTCGTCGTCGCGATCATCGTCTTCGTCACGATCTTGATCATCGTCGTCATCGTCGTCATCGCGACCCTGATCTTCGTTGTCATCTTCGCCTTGATCGTCGTCATCGTCTTCACGATCTTGATCGTCATCATCATCGTCGCGGCTATCGCGGCCTTGGTCATCATCATCGTCATTTGCGTTGCTGCGCGGCTTACGACGATCCCCGCGATCATCATTGTCATCTTCATCTTCATCGTCCGCACTGGTCCGACGATTGCTGTCGTTATCATTGCCAGAAGAGTCTTCTGACAATTCTGCAACTGTTACGGAGCGGTCACCGTTGCGATCGCTTTTGGCAACAAGTGCGTCGGCACCTGCTGTACCAAACGTTGCTACCAGTTCTGCGTAGCTCAGCACGTTGTCGCCATTTGCATCAATCGTGGAGAAGTTCGTTTGCGACGTTGCCTGTGTTGCCAGAAGCGCCATCACAGCAGTCGAAGAAGAGAGTAATTTAAGCACAAGTCATCCTTTCAGTGGACGCAATGCAGGAAACATCACGTTTTTCACATGTATGGCGACAAATGTGGTCACAAAGCGGCTAAAGCTGGATTTTTTTTCAGAATCGCTTAATAAATCGGCGAAAACCTGAATCCATCAGGCAAATTTGCCCATTTCAAAGCCGAGGTGCTTGGCGACGGTAAAGATGTCTTTATCCCCACGGCCGCACATATTCATCACCAGCAAGTGGTCCTTGGGCAGGTCTGGCGCGATCTTCATGACGTGCGCAAGCGCGTGGGATGGTTCGAGCGCCGGGATGATGCCTTCGAGTTCACAGCAAAGCTGGAAGGCTTCCAGCGCTTCCTTGTCAGTGATTGAGACGTATTTCGCCCGACCGATTTCGTGCAGCCATGAATGTTCTGGCCCAATACCGGGATAGTCGAGCCCGGCGGAGATCGAAAAACCTTCGAGGATCTGGCCGTCGTCATCTTGCAGCAGATATGTCCGGTTGCCGTGCAACACGCCCGGGCGACCGCCGGTCAGTGAGGCGCAATGCTCCATCTTGGCATTCACGCCTTTGCCGCCTGCCTCGACCCCGATGATGTTGACGTCTTTGTCGTCAAGGAATGGGTAGAACAGCCCCATCGCGTTCGAGCCACCGCCGATGGCGGCAATGATCGTATCCGGCAGACGCCCTTCTGCGGCTTGCATCTGTTCCTTTGTTTCCTTGCCGATGATCGCCTGAAAGTCGCGGACCATCGCAGGATAAGGGTGCGGACCCGCCACTGTGCCGATGCAATAGAACGTATCCCGCACGTTTGTGACCCAGTCCCGCAGAGCGTCGTTCATCGCGTCCTTGAGCGTGCCACGCCCAGATGTGACCGGCACGACCTCTGCCCCCAGAAGACGCATGCGGAACACGTTCGGGGCCTGCCGTTCGACATCATGTGCGCCCATGTAGACGATGCATTTCAGCCCGAATTTGGCACAAACCGTTGCCGTTGCGACCCCGTGCTGACCAGCCCCTGTTTCAGCAATGATCCGGGTCTTGCCCATGCGACGGGCGAGGATGATCTGGCCGAGTACGTTGTTGATCTTGTGTGCGCCGGTATGGTTGAGTTCATCACGCTTGAGGTAAATCTTGGCCCCGCCCAGCCGTTCGGTCAGACGTTCGGCATGATACAGCGGCGACGGGCGACCGACGTAGTGGGTCCAGAGGTCGTGCATCTCGGCCCAGAACGACTCGTCCGTTTTTGCATTCTCGTACTGTTCCTCCAGTTCGAGGATCAGCGGCATCAACGTTTCACTGACAAAACGCCCACCAAAATCACCGAACCGTCCTTTTTCGTCGGGGCCGGTCATGAAGGAATTGAAGAGATCGTTTGCCATGGGTCCGCTTTCAACTTTTCTGTCGGTAAGCACTAGCCCGAACCGGCAGAAGGGTAAAGTGATAGAGGGTCGCACGATGGCCAGCCGAAAGGGGTCAGCCCGCTTGGGTTGCTGCCTTGCAGAACGCTGCCATCAGCTGGGCATCCTTTACGCCCGGCGCGCTTTCGACACCTGATGCGACATCGACCTGTTTTGCGCCTGTCAGCCGGATCGCGTCAGCCACGTTGTCGGGCGTCAGGCCGCCCGCAAGCATCCAGGGGGTTGTCCAGTATTTGCGGTTTGCCAGAAGCGTCCAGTCGAAGGCCACACCGTTGCCGCCCGGCAGGACCGCGTCCTTTGGCGGTTTGGCGTCGACCATGATCTGATCGGCAACCGTGCTGTACGTGTCTATGGCGTCCAGATCAGCGGCGGTGGAGATCCCCAGCACTTTCATGACCGGCAGGCCATAGCGGGTCCGGATTTCGGCCACACGGTCAGGCGTTTCGCTGCCGTGCAGTTGCAGGATATCCACTGGCACTTGTGCTGTCAGGGAGTCAAGCGTGGCGTCATCGGCGTTCACGACCAAGGCGACCTTGGCAATGCCCACGGGTGTTTCGATTGCCAGATCGCGCGCGTCGGCGAATGATACAAAGCGCGGAGATTTTGGGAAGAAATTCAGCCCGATGTAGTTCGCACCTGCACGGGCTGCTGCATTCACGTCTTCGATTGTCCGCAGACCGCAGATCTTGACCCTTACATCAGTGGACATGATCCTAGCGTGCGTCGATCAGGG
It encodes:
- a CDS encoding selenium-binding protein SBP56-related protein — protein: MNLRPDPTFHATPQLAMQAPTENFAFTVMLSPDGSQSDGIAVVDVNPKSKTYGQIVHKVIVPNKGDEFHHFGWNACSSSLSPLTGHAFLERRYLIVPGIRSSRIYIIDVKEPLKAKIHKIIEPEEVFAKTGYSRPHTIHCGPEGIYVSTLGGGGEDGTDGPPGIFIMDCETFEIIGRYEMDRGKQDKHYDFWWNLPQDYMVSSEWGLPPQFENGVVPEDLLSNKYGHSIHFWDLRKRKNIQTIDFGENYQMALEIRPAHDPAKSYGFCGVVVDTTNLQGAIFTWWRDDDGTWQAKKTITIDPRPEKPENLPPLLQGFEAVPPLVTDIDLSLDDRFLYVACWGLGEMHQYDVSDPMNPKLAGKVELGGIAKGTKHVNGKPFAYGPQMVEISRDGERVYWTNSLYSTWDDQFYPDDEGGQMVMARVGKDGGLTLDKDFYVDFPKGLRSHQIRLEGGDCSTDSFCYPNV
- a CDS encoding phosphoribosylanthranilate isomerase — its product is MSTDVRVKICGLRTIEDVNAAARAGANYIGLNFFPKSPRFVSFADARDLAIETPVGIAKVALVVNADDATLDSLTAQVPVDILQLHGSETPDRVAEIRTRYGLPVMKVLGISTAADLDAIDTYSTVADQIMVDAKPPKDAVLPGGNGVAFDWTLLANRKYWTTPWMLAGGLTPDNVADAIRLTGAKQVDVASGVESAPGVKDAQLMAAFCKAATQAG
- the trpB gene encoding tryptophan synthase subunit beta — encoded protein: MANDLFNSFMTGPDEKGRFGDFGGRFVSETLMPLILELEEQYENAKTDESFWAEMHDLWTHYVGRPSPLYHAERLTERLGGAKIYLKRDELNHTGAHKINNVLGQIILARRMGKTRIIAETGAGQHGVATATVCAKFGLKCIVYMGAHDVERQAPNVFRMRLLGAEVVPVTSGRGTLKDAMNDALRDWVTNVRDTFYCIGTVAGPHPYPAMVRDFQAIIGKETKEQMQAAEGRLPDTIIAAIGGGSNAMGLFYPFLDDKDVNIIGVEAGGKGVNAKMEHCASLTGGRPGVLHGNRTYLLQDDDGQILEGFSISAGLDYPGIGPEHSWLHEIGRAKYVSITDKEALEAFQLCCELEGIIPALEPSHALAHVMKIAPDLPKDHLLVMNMCGRGDKDIFTVAKHLGFEMGKFA
- a CDS encoding DUF2237 family protein — protein: MEKDPSLNVLGGTLESCSTDPMTGFFRNGACDTCAQDAGSHTVCAVMTAEFLAFSKYVGNDLSTPRPEFGFVGLKPGDSWCLCASRFMQAHEEGCAPKVNLAATHVRALEIVPGDVLELYDESAV